The genomic DNA TCAAAGATGCCCTTGTCGCTAAAATGCTTTTGCTGCGCCTCCTTCCATGTTCCGAATACATCCTTCAAGGTCACCAGTTCCAGCTTGGGAAATTGATCCTTGAACTTCTCCTTTACGCTATCCAGCGTTGGACGATAATAGTTCTCGGCGGCAATGGTTTGCCCCTCTTCGCTGTACAAATATTTCAAGTACGCATCCGCTATCTCACGTGTACCTTTTTTATCCACGACCTTATCAACCACCGCTACCGGAGGCTCTGCCAAAATGCTAATCGACGGATACACGATGTCGAATTTATCCGTCCCCAACTCCTTCACGGAAAGCAGCGCTTCATTCTCCCAAGCGATCAACACGTCACCAATTCCGCGCTCTCCAAAGGTTGTTGTCGCTCCACGCGCTCCACTGTCCAATACCGGCACATGTTTGTACAGCTCCTGTACAAATTGCTGGGCTTTGGCTTCATCGTTATTGTTTTTCTTGAGCGCATACGCCCATGCCGCAAGGTAATTCCAGCGGGCTCCACCTGATGTCTTGGGGTTCGGCGTAATAACCTGCACATCGCCGCGAATCAGATCATCCCAGTCCTTAATTCCTTTCGGATTGCCCTTACGCACCAGCAGCACAATGGTTGAAGTGTATGGAGAGCTGTTATGCTCATATTTATCCTGCCATCCTTCTTTAATCAGCCCTTTTTCCTGTAATGCATCAATATCGTAGCCCAGAGCCAGGGTAACTACATCCGCATCCAGCCCATCCTGCACCGAACGGCTTTGCTTGCCAGATCCTCCATGAGATTGCTTAATCGTGACCTTCTGCCCTTTCTCCTTCTCCCAGTGGGCGGCAAACGCCTTGTTATACGCCTCATACAGCTCACGGGTCGGATCATATGAAACATTGAGCAGCTTTACATCCTTGGAACCCGAAGCAGAGCTGCCATTCGCCTGTGTTTCACCCTTGCTTGCTCCACAAGCACTTAACGTCAACATCAAAACCAAAGATAGTCCGAGAATAAGTCCACTTTTCCATTTCCCTTTCATCAAGACACCCCTAATTCTATGTAATTTATAGAAACAAATTCATTTGCGCCTGTTATTTACAGACGTATTCAAAAAAAAGAGCGGAGAATTCCCTGATGCAGCCCTGATAGGTCAAACCTGTCGCGTGGACAGTGTCTGCCTGCTGTTCCTAGAGGTTCTCCGCTACAATAGCGAAATCACACTTTAATTCTTTAATTCCTACCTGTTTAATGAGTTATGTAGATATAATACGAGAGTTTACGAGCGTTGTCAAACCTTTTTTTGGCATGGATGATCTGTGCTTCGCTTGCTTGAGGGGATCAGAGGGGGAAATAGTCAGGAACAACAGGATGTTCCCGACTGCTTACAAGCTATTTTCACACGAGGTACTACTTAATTAGCGACCGTTTCGAGATTGACCGAAAAAACTCCAAAAAGCTTCGGATTATCTGTAGCTCTTCTCAACCACAGCTCGCCCGAGCCAACCATAACTCCCTGATAATTGACAAACAAGTCGTCTGTCTTTTGATTCACCAACGCTTCACGAATTGCGTCTGTAAAAATCTGATCGTACTTGGCAATGAACTCTTTCTTATTCGGAATCGTTAGCGCCTTTTCACTGTCATTGACACGCAGAGGGTAGAAAATGTAATTGGCCACCTTTTCCTTGTCATTGTCGGCAACTGCCTTCTGCAACGCTTTGAACGTGTTCAAAAAAGCCTTAGGGTCCTGAATACCTGCTGCCTCAAAAGGATTGTGGGATGGATTGGCGGATTTTGAGGAGGAAGAAACATCCGATGAAGTAGCCGGGGCCGATGGAGTTGACTTTTCCTCGCCATTTCCGTTGTTTTCCGCACTCTTGCTCTCTCTCGCTACTTTTTCATTTGGGGCTGAACCACTACGATCCGCATCATTTCCATGCTCTATCGCACTTGTATTGCTTCCAGTCTCAATGGTTTCAGCATTCTTATCCTGACCGCAGCCAGCGAGAGCCACGAATGTAAATGTAAGTAAAATGGCTATGAGTGACAGCCTCCGTGACATTTTCTGATTACCGTATTCTTGGGTATTGGGCACAACGGGTCATCCTTTCTGCTTCTGCTTTCTGCTCTGACCTATTCTGTTCATTAAGTCTTTAACCGTTCTATTGTAACATAAGTAGGCTAATGACCGCATGTCGTGCCCATATGGAAGGAGCTTACAGCGTGATATAAGTGAAGGTTTTGACTGATCCTTTGGAGCCATCGTCCGTATTTACGTCCAAAATCAGCTCAGTTGTGGAATCCTTCGTTGCTTCATGTTGTTCCTCCGGCTTTATCAACAACAGGTCATGCCGTTCTCCCGGCTGCAACGTTCGACTGGATAATCCATCTGTCTGACCTGACAAGCCTGACGTACCCGCGCTTCTAAGCTTATATCGTATAGGTTGCTTCCCTGTATTCTTGATGCTGAAATACAGCTTCCGTCCCTCTTCAAACGCAAAGGTTGTTCCTCCCTCTCCCTCAAATTGCATGATCTGGTCATGTACAATGCGTTTCTCTGCGCTTCCTTGCTCACTCTGCGTACTTAACGCAGCAGCCGGGTGCGTCACACTCGCCGTTGATGTAGTATGCGTAGTCGTCGATAAGTTGGCAAAAGCAGCATATCCCACAATTGCCCCTGCAACCCCCATCCAAACCCACTTATCTACCATTTCATTTCCTCCTTCATAGAACTATGCCGAATTCTAAACGATACAAGCCATTCTCCATACCATTTAGTCGTCGCCTGCCTATTCGCTCGTGAGCAATGTTGATGATCCAATCCTCTCCTTCGGTATTCTGGAAACACAAATCCTCACCTAGCATAAAAGTGTCCGCTCGTTCCATAGCATAATCAATCAGCCGTTCATAGGCCGTTCCCCCGACATCGCTGCATAATTCGAACAGGTCTCTCCCCCTGCCTTACCATACAAAAAAAACCGAACTCATATCTATTATGAGTCCGGCTGTCATATTTTTCAAACTTGTATTTTACTCCGTCACCGTTCCGTAGATCAGTACAGGAGCTTCGGCGTGATCCGCAATACGGATGTTCGCGTAGATTTTCTCCAGCACTTGGGCTACATCTTCACGGTTCGCATGGATGGTAACCAGTGAATCGCCCACTTTTACAGCATCGCCGACCTTTTTATTCAGCATCAGGCCAACAGCCAGATCAATCTCGGATTCTTTGGTTGCGCGTCCTGCTCCAAGCAGCATCGCAGCGGTACCGATTTCGTCAGCCACGATTTCAGCCACCACACCATCCTGCTTCGCAGGCACTTCGATGAGATACTGTGCTTGTGGCAAGCGTTCCGGATGATCCACAACCGAAGCGTCACCGCCCTGGTTTGCAATAAACTCTTTAAATTTCTCCAGCGCTTTGCCATTGCGAATGACTTCCTGAAGCTTCTCTTCGGCGTCTTCGAGAGAATTGGCTTTGCCAGCCAAAAATACCATCTGACTGCCCAAGGCCATACACAGCTCTTCCAGATCCTTAGGTCCTTGACCGCGCAGTGTATCAATCGCTTCTTTGACTTCCAGCGAGTTACCAATGGCAAGGCCCAGCGGCTGACTCATATCGGAAATGACAGCCATCGTTTTGCGGCCGACATTGTTACCGATGCTTACCATCGCGTGTGCCAGTTCTTTGGCATCATCAACGGTTTTCATGAACGCGCCTGCACCTGTCTTCACATCGAGTACGATGGCATCGGAACCAGCAGCGATTTTCTTACTCATGATTGAGCTGGCAATCAGCGGAATGGAATTTACGGTTGCTGTAACGTCACGCAAGGCATACAGTTTTTTGTCCGCAGGCGTGAGGTTGCCGCTTTGTCCGATGACCGCGATTTTACTGCGATTGACCAGATCTACGAATTCATCCTTGCTGATTTCTACGTGGAAGCCTGCAATAGCCTCCAGCTTATCAATCGTTCCTCCGGTATGTCCGAGGCCGCGACCTGACATTTTCGCTACTGGAATGTCCAAAGCCGCTACGAGCGGAGCCAGCACCAGCGTTGTCGTATCGCCCACACCGCCAGTGGAGTGCTTATCGACCTTCACGCCTTCAATCGCGGACAGGTCAATCGTATCACCTGAATGAACCATCGCCATCGTCAGATCCGCGCGTTCGCGTTCAGTCATATCTTTGAAGAAAATGGACATCGCTAACGCACTTACCTGATAGTCAGGAATTTCCCCCTGCGTGTAGCCTTGGATAATAAAATTTATTTCTTCGGTGGTCAGTTCTTTTCCATCACGCTTTTTCTCGATCAAGTCTACCATTCTCATATGTCATTTCTCCTCACTGTGCGTATGATCGTTACAGGGATATCGCTGTATCCAGGGCAACTTCCATCATTTCTTTAAAGGTCGTTTGCCGTTCTTCCGCTGTCGTTTCCTCACCCGTCAGCAAATGATCACTTACCGTCAGAATCGTCAGCGCGTTCACACCAAACTTGGCCGCCAGCGTATACAAAGCCGAAGTCTCCATTTCGACACCCAGGACGCCGTATTCCATCAGCTTTTGCACAACTGATTTGTCATCACGATAAAAGCTGTCCGAGCTGAACACGTTGCCGACATGCATCTTCAAGCCCTTGGCAACACCGCGATCATAAGCGCCCTTTAATAAAGGGAAACTGGCAATCGGCGAATAGTCGTAGCCGCCAAAGATATGGCGGTTCATGCCGGAATCCGTGCAGGATGCCTGTGCCAAAATAACGTCACGAACATGCACATGCTCCTTCATCCCGCCACAAGTACCTACGCGAAACAAGTTTTTTACACCGTACTCGCTAATCAGCTCATTGACATAAATACTGATAGATGGCAATCCCATGCCGGTTCCCTGTACAGAAAGGCGTTTGCCCTGATACGTTCCCGTAAATCCGAGCATTCCGCGCACCTCGTTGTAGCAGGTCACGTCTTCCAGATACGTTTCAGCAATAAATTTCGCCCGCAACGGGTCTCCTGGCAGCAAAATCGTTTCTGCAATCTCTCCTGGCTTGGCTCCAATGTGTACACTCATGTTTTTATTCCTCCGTCCCATTTGTCCGAGTTTCTAATCTTGTTTGGGTCCTGATTATTGAAGCTCTGCCAAAAAGCTCGTTCCGTGTTCAGGCAGCTTCACACCAAAGTTATCCGCTACTGTCGCGCCGATATCCGCAAACGTCTTACGTACCGCAAGCTCCTTGCCTCCAGCTGTAAAACGTGGGGAATACGCCAACAGAGGCACATATTCACGTGTATGATCCGTTCCCCGATACGTCGGGTCATTCCCATGGTCTGCGGTGATAATCAGCAGATCCTCATCCGTCATTTTAGCGAATACCTCTGGCAAACGGGCATCATAATCGTCCAAAGCCTGACCATATCCCTGCGGATCACGGCGATGACCGTATACAGCATCAAAGTCGACCAGATTCAAGAAGCTTAACCCGGTAAAATCCTCATCCAGCGTAGCCACCAGTTTATCCATGCCATCCATATTGGACACGGTGCGCACTGCTTTCGTCACACCCTCACCGTCATAAATGTCGGAGATTTTACCCAATGCGATCACATCCAGACCTGCATCCTTCAACTCGTTCATCGTGGTACGACCAAACGGCTTGAGCGCATAATCATGGCGATTGGAGGTGCGGGAGAAGTTCCCGGCCTCTCCTACGAACGGACGCGCAATAATCCGGCCCAGCATGTACGGGTCTTCCAGCGTGATTTTACGACAGAACTCGCAAATCTCATAAAGCTCCTTCAAAGGTACAACTTCCTCATGTGTCGCAATTTGCAGCACCGAATCCGCCGATGTATAGATGATGAGCGCTCCTGTTTTCACATGTTCCTCGCCCAGCTCGTCAATGATTTCCGTTCCGCTGGCAGGCTTGTTGCCAATGACTTTGCGGCCCGTATGCTCCTCAATGCGCTGAATCAGCTCATCTGGAAAGCCATTGGGGAATACGCGGAAAGGAACCGCAATATTCAAGCCCATGATTTCCCAATGTCCGGTCATTGTATCCTTGCCGTTGGACGCTTCCTGCATTTTAGTGTAATACGCGAGCGGCTTCTCAGCGGCTTGCACCCCTTCAATAGAACGAATGTTGGACAGACCAAGCTTACCCATATTCGGCATGTTCAGACCGCCACGTTCACGGGCAATATGACCGAGTGTATCTACATCGTAATCATCAAACTGGGCAGCATCCGGCGCTTCGCCGATCCCCACAGAGTCCATAACAACCAAGTGAATCCGTTTGAATTTAGACATGATGAAATTCCTTTCCTAACTCGCTGTTTTTTTTACAAAAACAACCCTGCAATAATTGCCGACAGCACGCTAACCAGCGTCGCGCCGTACAACAGCTTCAGACCAAAGCGGGCCACCACATTCCCCTGCTTCTCATGCAGACCCTTCACAGCCCCGGAAATGATACCGATGGAAGAGAAGTTTGCAAAAGATACAAGGAACACCGATACGATCCCGACCGTGCGCTCCGACAAGCCCGTTTGCTTGGTCAGATCCAGCATTGCTACAAATTCGTTGGACACGAGCTTGGTGGCCATAATGCTGCCTGCCTGAACCGCTTCGCTCCATGGAATGCCCATGACAAAAGCGAAAGGCGCAAACACATAACCAAGCAATGATTGGAAGCTTATTCCAAGGGCCCAAGAGAAAATTCCGTTAACCATGGCAATCAGCGCCACAAAACCGATCAGCATCGCAGCTACCGTAATAGCAACCTTGAAGCCGTCCATAATATACTCCCCGAGCATTTCGAAGAAGGACTGCTTCTCTTCATCCTGAACCTCCAGCAAATCATCTTCCTTCTCAATCTTGTACGGATTAATAATCGAAGAGATAATAAAACCGCCGAACAGGTTCAATACCAAAGCAGTAACCACATATTTGGGGTTCAACATTTGCATGTAGGCTCCCACAATCGACATGGACACCGTAGACATCGCAGACGCACACAGCGTATACAGTCGATGCTTCGGCAGGAGACCAATTTGCTTTTTAACGGAAATAAACACCTCGGATTGACCCAGAATAGCCGAAGCTACAGCGTTGTAGGATTCCAGTTTACCCATTCCGTTTACTTTGCTCAAGACAAGCCCGATATATTTAATAATAAAAGGCAACACTTTGACATATTGCAAAATCCCAATCAGCGCGGATATGAACACGATCGGCAGCAATACACCGATAAAGAACGGCGCCGCCCCTTCATTCGCAATCCCGCCGAATACAAAGTTAATCCCTTCCATAGCGTACCCAATCAGACTGTTAAACCCTTTTGCAAAACCTTTGACCAGAATTTCACCAATCCCTGTATTCAGCAATACAAAAGCAAGTGCCGCCTGCAATACAACCATAACCACCAGCGGACGATACCTGATTTTACGTTTGTCACTGCTGGCAACGTAAGTAAGTGCAAATACAACAAGCAGTCCCACCAGAGCGATTACATATTTCATTTTAATTTCCCCCTTATTACATTAAGCGCTTACATTACCCATAAAAAGAATGCGCCCCGAAAGAGGCATTCTTTTTTTTATTTCCCCAGATCAGCAGGTCGAAAAGCACCCGGCAGTAGTTGGTCCACCGTCCACTCTTCCGTGTTGCCATGAAGGTTGGTCAGATACACTTTGGTATCTGGTTGAGCAAATTCGGAAATCACCTGACGACAGGCTCCGCATGGAGACACAGGCCCTTCCGTATCTGCTACAATCGCAATGGCATCAATTTTACGGCAGCCTTCGGATACCATTTTAAAAATCGCTGTCCGTTCCGCACAATTGCATAAGCCGTAAGAGGCATTTTCCACATTACATCCTCGATAAACCGTGCCATCGCTTCCGAGAACCGCAGCACCGACCTGAAAATTCGAGTACGGAATATATGCCTGTTTACGCGCCTCAAGCGCTTCCTGAATCAATTGATCCTTCATCGCGAATCCCTCCATGACTTTAAAATGAACTTAGTAGGAAGATGTAGACTGCTGGCCCTCGATGATTGTCACACCGGAACTTGCACCGATACGGCTTGCGCCCGCTTCCACCAATTTCTGTACGTCTTCCAGACTGCGTACGCCGCCGGAAGCCTTAACACCAATCTCAGGTCCTACGGTTTTGCGCATCAAAGCCACATCTTCCGCAGTTGCTCCGCCAGTAGAGAAGCCTGTCGACGTTTTCACGAAATTCGCTCCTGCTTTCACGGACAGCTCAGAAGCCAGTACCTTTTCTTCGTCTGTCAGCAAGCATGCTTCGATAATCACTTTTACCAGTGTACCCGCCGCTGCTTCCACAACACCACGGATATCCTGCTCTACCAATTGCAAATTGCGTTCTTTCAAAGCACCTATGTTGATGACCATGTCAATTTCAGTTGCACCGTTGGCAATAGCATCCTTCGTTTCGAACGCTTTCGTTGCCGTCGTATTCGCTCCCAGCGGGAAACCGATAACGGTGCAAATGTTCACGCCTGTACCAGCCAGTTGCTCTGCGGAGTAAGCTACCCAGGTCGGGTTCACACATACGGAAGCAAACTGATATTTCTTCGCTTCAGCGGTCAATTTTGTAATTTCATCCTTCGTCGCGTCTGCACGCAACAATGTATGGTCGATTAATCCTGCAATGTTCATTCTCTAAACGCTCCTTCATTAGAGAGATCGTATGAGGACCGATGTCCTTTACTTCTCTGTGATAAGACCATCATAGCACGGTGTTGAACATATGTAAAATACATTTTGAAATTATGTTCAAACCTGCGCATGAGGCGTTACCTACAGTCCACTTTAGCTTATACAGCCTCACGCTGAGCCATATGTTTACTGTAAAAGTGCCTGTGCCGTAAACTGGTCTGTCACCAAAATATTCGCATACTTACCACGCAGCGACGCCCGGATGGCCTCCACTTTGCGCTGTCCTCCGGCAACGAGAATCGCCTTCTCCTTCTTGCGCAAATCAGGCAAATCAATGCCGACGGTACGACTGTTAATTTCCGGACTGCATATGTTGCCCTCATCATCAAAAAAACGTGAGCAAATATCGCCCTTGCCGATTTTTTGCAGCAGCTTCTGTTCCTCATGGTTAAAATAGCCCAATCTGAACAACAGCGCATCCTCTTTGACCGTCCCCACCGTAAACACAGCAATGTTCGCCTGCTTGCCAAGCTCAATGATACGCTGGATGTGCCGATCCTCCTCAACCATTTTTTTGACAGCATAACTATCAAAAATCACAGGCAGCGGCAAGTATCGTGCAATCGTGTGAAAGGCTTCCGCGAACAAATTCACCGTCTCCACAGCATACGTGTTGACATGCGAATGGCTTACGCCTCCTTTGAGCTGTACGACCTCGACGCCCTTCACCTGCTTTTGCTGGAGATGAAGCGCCACCGCATGCATCGTTGTTCCCCACGTCACTCCAATAATATCTGCATCTTGTACCGTTTCATGCAAATAATCAGCAGCTTTTTTGCTAATATGCTTCTTGATTTCCTGATATTCATTTAACGGCGAATAGCAGACCAGAACAGTATCCAGCCCGTATTTCTTCTTGACCTGCTCTCCGAGCTCATCCATATCCTCCATCGGATCAACAATACTGATTCTCACATATCCCTGTTCCTTGGCAGCTTGAAGCAACCGCGATACCGTGGGACGCGATACCCCGAGTCTGACTGCAATTTCTTGCTGACTATAGTCGTTCAGATAGTATAATCTGGCTGCCTCGATACTTAGACGCTGCTTTTCATGTTCCATTCTACCTCAACCCGCTTATCTTAAAATGTAGTGCCACCGGAAACAACTTCAATCTCCTAAAGCATCTCATATCAGGAGAAACTGAGCGCCATGCCTTGGCCATTTGGAAGATTTAACTGCTATTTTGTGATATTCTGTGAATAGAACCTGGCTACATAGCACCTTCAACTTTATCTTTCCATTTGTTAAAACGCAATAGTTAACCCATTTTAACGTCACTTCACAACCTGTAGCAGTCTTATCTCAAATGTAAGGAGAATTGGCCTATGTCCGAATTTATTGTGTGCAAACTGGCGAGCAAAACGTTCGCTTTAAACTTTGTAGAAGTGGAAGAAGTCATGAATGCCAGGAAAGGAACACCGCTTCCTTTTTCCGAGTCATGGCATGAAGGAATGGTCACCATTCGAGGTGACGTATTTACGATCCTGAATTTGCGCAAAAAGCTGCAGCTCCCCGCTTCAAACGAGTCCTCCGAGGACAAAATGATTTTGCTCAGCCGGGCAAAAATTGCTCTGCTCGTCGATCAGGTGGAGGATACAGCTTCCGCCCTGGACAGCCAGTTGAAAAGCAACGAGGAAGAGTGGCAGCGCGAGCTGTTTCCTGCCGTACTAGAGCATCAGGGCGCACTCGTTCCGGTGATCGATATGGACGCGTTTCTCGCTTCGACCAAGACGAATTAAGCGTATTGATGTAAAATACCACCCAAAGCTTGAGTCGTCTCGCGCTCATCTTTTGGGTGGTATTTTGCGTTAAGGGACGTGAAACCTACCGCTATCCCTCTATACGGTCCCCTGTCCATCCTTCATGTGAACCAGCGTGTTCAACTGTTCCAGCAGCGTATTCCCGCCAGTCAGTGAAATGCTTCCAATCTTCTCGCAGATTTTTTCCAGAAACTCCAGCTCTTTGAGACGGTAGAGGGTGGCATTTTCATCCATCAGCTTAGCGGTATTCAGCAGACTGCGAGTAGATGCTGTCTCTTCGCGCCGTGTAATGAGATTGGCTTGCGCTTTTTTCTCTGCCAGCAGCACCGTGTTCAAAATATCCTTGATATCCCCCGGCAAAATAATATCCTTCACCCCTGCCGACGTAAAAGCAACCCCATACTCGCCGCTTTGCTCATTCAGACGGGTCAAGACATATTCCGCAATTTCCTGCTTCATTTTCAACAAATCATCCAGCTTCATCGTTCCGACATACTCACGCAGCACCAGTTGAAGCATAATGTACATTTGCTCCTCGAATGCCCGAAATTCCAGCGCCCGCAGCGGGTCAACTATGCGGTACTGACAGACGAAGTTCAGGCGCAGTGTAATTTTGTCCTCTGTCATGATTTCCTGCCCCATCAGGTCCATCTGCTGCTGACGCAAATCTATCGTTCTGATCTCCGTGTTCACCGTCGACATCCAGAAATAATATTTCCCCGGCTTCAGCTCGCCTTGCAGCACGTTATCATAATACAGGAAGCCCAGCTCATAGCTTGCCACCTGAAGCGCCTTCCAGTAACCCTGTGTCTTGGCCAAAAAAGCTTGCCCCAACGCCTTGTCAATCGCAGGCTGCCGGGTATCCGCATGAACAAAACGATGCTCCTTGAGCACGTTCCAAAAAGCATATTTACCAGCGGGCAGCAGCTCCACGAACCGATTATCCTCATAATGCAGCACATATTCATAATCCTCTACATCGACGACGGTCAATTGCTCCAGTAGAACGGAATCCGTCAAAAACAAACGAATATCGTGATCCGGTACAAAAAATGGTTCAG from Paenibacillus sp. FSL R10-2782 includes the following:
- a CDS encoding sugar-binding transcriptional regulator gives rise to the protein MEHEKQRLSIEAARLYYLNDYSQQEIAVRLGVSRPTVSRLLQAAKEQGYVRISIVDPMEDMDELGEQVKKKYGLDTVLVCYSPLNEYQEIKKHISKKAADYLHETVQDADIIGVTWGTTMHAVALHLQQKQVKGVEVVQLKGGVSHSHVNTYAVETVNLFAEAFHTIARYLPLPVIFDSYAVKKMVEEDRHIQRIIELGKQANIAVFTVGTVKEDALLFRLGYFNHEEQKLLQKIGKGDICSRFFDDEGNICSPEINSRTVGIDLPDLRKKEKAILVAGGQRKVEAIRASLRGKYANILVTDQFTAQALLQ
- a CDS encoding chemotaxis protein CheW; protein product: MSEFIVCKLASKTFALNFVEVEEVMNARKGTPLPFSESWHEGMVTIRGDVFTILNLRKKLQLPASNESSEDKMILLSRAKIALLVDQVEDTASALDSQLKSNEEEWQRELFPAVLEHQGALVPVIDMDAFLASTKTN
- a CDS encoding slipin family protein; this encodes MFKKITIKSDERGLLFKKGSYHKLLLPGTYVLKTFQQETVEILNVAEPFFVPDHDIRLFLTDSVLLEQLTVVDVEDYEYVLHYEDNRFVELLPAGKYAFWNVLKEHRFVHADTRQPAIDKALGQAFLAKTQGYWKALQVASYELGFLYYDNVLQGELKPGKYYFWMSTVNTEIRTIDLRQQQMDLMGQEIMTEDKITLRLNFVCQYRIVDPLRALEFRAFEEQMYIMLQLVLREYVGTMKLDDLLKMKQEIAEYVLTRLNEQSGEYGVAFTSAGVKDIILPGDIKDILNTVLLAEKKAQANLITRREETASTRSLLNTAKLMDENATLYRLKELEFLEKICEKIGSISLTGGNTLLEQLNTLVHMKDGQGTV
- a CDS encoding sulfate ABC transporter substrate-binding protein, giving the protein MKGKWKSGLILGLSLVLMLTLSACGASKGETQANGSSASGSKDVKLLNVSYDPTRELYEAYNKAFAAHWEKEKGQKVTIKQSHGGSGKQSRSVQDGLDADVVTLALGYDIDALQEKGLIKEGWQDKYEHNSSPYTSTIVLLVRKGNPKGIKDWDDLIRGDVQVITPNPKTSGGARWNYLAAWAYALKKNNNDEAKAQQFVQELYKHVPVLDSGARGATTTFGERGIGDVLIAWENEALLSVKELGTDKFDIVYPSISILAEPPVAVVDKVVDKKGTREIADAYLKYLYSEEGQTIAAENYYRPTLDSVKEKFKDQFPKLELVTLKDVFGTWKEAQQKHFSDKGIFDQIYVPGS
- the deoD gene encoding purine-nucleoside phosphorylase produces the protein MSVHIGAKPGEIAETILLPGDPLRAKFIAETYLEDVTCYNEVRGMLGFTGTYQGKRLSVQGTGMGLPSISIYVNELISEYGVKNLFRVGTCGGMKEHVHVRDVILAQASCTDSGMNRHIFGGYDYSPIASFPLLKGAYDRGVAKGLKMHVGNVFSSDSFYRDDKSVVQKLMEYGVLGVEMETSALYTLAAKFGVNALTILTVSDHLLTGEETTAEERQTTFKEMMEVALDTAISL
- the deoC gene encoding deoxyribose-phosphate aldolase; protein product: MNIAGLIDHTLLRADATKDEITKLTAEAKKYQFASVCVNPTWVAYSAEQLAGTGVNICTVIGFPLGANTTATKAFETKDAIANGATEIDMVINIGALKERNLQLVEQDIRGVVEAAAGTLVKVIIEACLLTDEEKVLASELSVKAGANFVKTSTGFSTGGATAEDVALMRKTVGPEIGVKASGGVRSLEDVQKLVEAGASRIGASSGVTIIEGQQSTSSY
- a CDS encoding pyrimidine-nucleoside phosphorylase — its product is MRMVDLIEKKRDGKELTTEEINFIIQGYTQGEIPDYQVSALAMSIFFKDMTERERADLTMAMVHSGDTIDLSAIEGVKVDKHSTGGVGDTTTLVLAPLVAALDIPVAKMSGRGLGHTGGTIDKLEAIAGFHVEISKDEFVDLVNRSKIAVIGQSGNLTPADKKLYALRDVTATVNSIPLIASSIMSKKIAAGSDAIVLDVKTGAGAFMKTVDDAKELAHAMVSIGNNVGRKTMAVISDMSQPLGLAIGNSLEVKEAIDTLRGQGPKDLEELCMALGSQMVFLAGKANSLEDAEEKLQEVIRNGKALEKFKEFIANQGGDASVVDHPERLPQAQYLIEVPAKQDGVVAEIVADEIGTAAMLLGAGRATKESEIDLAVGLMLNKKVGDAVKVGDSLVTIHANREDVAQVLEKIYANIRIADHAEAPVLIYGTVTE
- the deoB gene encoding phosphopentomutase is translated as MSKFKRIHLVVMDSVGIGEAPDAAQFDDYDVDTLGHIARERGGLNMPNMGKLGLSNIRSIEGVQAAEKPLAYYTKMQEASNGKDTMTGHWEIMGLNIAVPFRVFPNGFPDELIQRIEEHTGRKVIGNKPASGTEIIDELGEEHVKTGALIIYTSADSVLQIATHEEVVPLKELYEICEFCRKITLEDPYMLGRIIARPFVGEAGNFSRTSNRHDYALKPFGRTTMNELKDAGLDVIALGKISDIYDGEGVTKAVRTVSNMDGMDKLVATLDEDFTGLSFLNLVDFDAVYGHRRDPQGYGQALDDYDARLPEVFAKMTDEDLLIITADHGNDPTYRGTDHTREYVPLLAYSPRFTAGGKELAVRKTFADIGATVADNFGVKLPEHGTSFLAELQ
- a CDS encoding NupC/NupG family nucleoside CNT transporter, which produces MKYVIALVGLLVVFALTYVASSDKRKIRYRPLVVMVVLQAALAFVLLNTGIGEILVKGFAKGFNSLIGYAMEGINFVFGGIANEGAAPFFIGVLLPIVFISALIGILQYVKVLPFIIKYIGLVLSKVNGMGKLESYNAVASAILGQSEVFISVKKQIGLLPKHRLYTLCASAMSTVSMSIVGAYMQMLNPKYVVTALVLNLFGGFIISSIINPYKIEKEDDLLEVQDEEKQSFFEMLGEYIMDGFKVAITVAAMLIGFVALIAMVNGIFSWALGISFQSLLGYVFAPFAFVMGIPWSEAVQAGSIMATKLVSNEFVAMLDLTKQTGLSERTVGIVSVFLVSFANFSSIGIISGAVKGLHEKQGNVVARFGLKLLYGATLVSVLSAIIAGLFL
- a CDS encoding cytidine deaminase, with amino-acid sequence MKDQLIQEALEARKQAYIPYSNFQVGAAVLGSDGTVYRGCNVENASYGLCNCAERTAIFKMVSEGCRKIDAIAIVADTEGPVSPCGACRQVISEFAQPDTKVYLTNLHGNTEEWTVDQLLPGAFRPADLGK